The following is a genomic window from Haloterrigena alkaliphila.
CGACGAGGGCACCGTCGCGTACGCCAGTTCGGCCGTCGAGGCGCGCATGGGGTACACGCCGGACGAACTCGAGCGGACATCCTTATCCCGATTCGTGCATCCGGACGACCGCGAGACGATCGCGGAGACGCTCGAGACCGTCTCGGCGGGACCGGTCGGGACGACCGAACGCGTCTCCCTGCGACTCGGCCATACGGACGGCACCTGGCACCGCTACGAACTGACGTGCACCGATCGGCTCGCCGACCCGGTCGTCGAGGGGATCGTCCTCACGCTCTCGCCGTCGGTACCGGCGTCGACCGAGGGAGACCGGGCGCTGGATCGCGTCGCCGACCCGGTGCTCACTCTCGGACCGCAGGGCGAACTCCGCTACGCTAACGCGGCCGCAGTCCGCCTGTTCGACGGCGAGACGCCGGAGTCGGGAACCGTCGTCTGGAACCGACTCGACGACGCCGTCCGCGGGCAGTTCTACGAACGGGTCCGCGAGGCGCGAACGACCGATCGGACCGTCGAGTTCGAGATCGCACTGCCCGCTCTCGAGGACCAACTGCTGGTCTCGGTTTACCCCGGTGAGGAGGGCGTCACCGTCCACGCGCGGGAGGCACCGTCCGAAGCTAGCGCGGCCGATCGGGAGCGGTTCGACCTCCTCGAGGAGGTCGTCAATACGCTCGGAGACGGGATCGCCGTCCTCGAGGGGTCGACGGTCCGGTACGCCAACGCCGAACTGTTCGAGCTGACCGACGCGGAGACGCTCGTCGGCCGTGACGTAGACGCCGTCTTCGACGACGAACTGGCCGCGGCGATTCGCGAGCGTGCGGGGGCACCCGTGGTTCGGTGGATGGATCCCCTCTCGGGTACCCTCGCCGACGACGGCCCCGCCGTCGACGTGTTCGTGGCGCCGCTGTCGGCCGCGGGCCGGACGCTCTGCGTCGTCCGCGATAGCCGCCGCTCCGCGAGCGCCGCGCTGTCGACCGCCGGCCGGACGATCGCGACGATGAGAGACGCCGACTCCCCCGCCGCCGTTCGACGCGCCGCCGTCGACGGCGCGCTCGCCTGCACCGACGCCGACCTCGCCGGCTGGTACCTCCTCGAGGACGACGCGCTCCGGCCGGCGGCCGTCGAGACGGCGAGAGCGACCGGGCCGGTCGACCTCCCGGCGATCGACCGGGACGAGACCGACCTCCTGGCGCGGCTCGAAGCCACCGATGGCGACGGATCGGGCGCTGTATTCGACCGATCCGAACTCGATCCCCTGCTCGCCCGGGCGGGGATCCGCGCCGAACGAGTGTTCGTCGCACGGGCGGGCGATCACGGGCTGTTGCTCGCCACCAGCACCGAGCCGCGGGCCTTCGGCGAGCGCGACCGGCTCCCCCTCGAGACCGTCGTGGACGCGGCCGCGCTCGCGCTCGACGCGCTCGAGTGCGAATCGACGGTTCGGACGTATCGCGCCGACCTCGACCGACTCGAGGCCGTCGTCGATCGGTGTCGGCGGCTGCGGGCGGTCGAGCGAACGCTGCTCGAGGGAGGGAGCCGAGCCGAGATCGAACGGGAACTCTGCGAGGCGCTCGTTTCCCTCCCGTTCGACGAATCGACAGGGACGATCGGTCTGGCCTGGGTCGGCACGGTCACGACCGGCGGGGATCGCCTCACCTCGGATACCTGGGCCGGACGCGACGGCGACTCCCTCGAGTCCGTCTCGGTCGCCATCGAACCGGACGACGAGTCGGCGCATCCGGCTGCGCGGGCGGCGACGACGCTCGAACCGGCGGTCGTCGCGGATCTCGAGGCCGGCGAGGCCGACCGGGCGTGGCAGCGCCGGGCCGTCGAACGCGGGTTTCGATCGGCGATGAGCCTGCCGCTGGTCGTCGACGAGTTCTGTTACGGGACGCTCACGGTCTACGCCGACCGGCCGTCGGCGTTCGACGACACGACCCGGACGCTCCTCGAACACCTCGCGACGGTCGCCGGGCACGCGATCGCCGGCGTCGAGCGCAAGCGGGCGCTGCTCTCCGAGCGCGTCACCGAACTCGAGGTCGTGCTTCAGGAGACGGACGAGCCGCTGTCGGCACTCGCCCGCCGGCTGGACCGATCGCTCGACGTCGGGGCCGTCGTCCCGCGGTCGTCGGGCGGATCGACGGTGTTCTGTACCGCCGGAGACGTCACGGAGGCGGCGATCGACGACGCCGTCGAATCCCTCCCCGGCGTCGAGTCGGGGCGGCTCGTCGGCGATCGTGGAGAGGCGTCGCTGCTCGAGTTCGTCCTCGCGGAGACGCTCGCGGAGACGCTCGCCGATCACGGCGGCGTGTTGCGGTCCGTGACGCCGGTCGACGATCGAACCCGGCTCGTCGTCGACCTCTCGAGCACGGTCGACGTGCGGTCGTTCGTTCGCCTGATCGAACGACGTCAGCCGGGGGCGAGACTCGTCGCCCGTCGCGAACGCGACCGGTCGGTTCGGCCCGCTCGCGCGTTCGACGCCGAACTCCGCAGTCAGCTCTCGGAGCGACAGCTTCGAACCCTCGAGACGGCCTACTACGGCGGGTTCTTCGAGTGGCCCCGCGAGAGCACCGGCGAGGAGGTCGCCGACTCGCTGGGCGTCTCCCAGCCGACGTTCAGTCGCCACCTGCGACTCGCACAACGGAAGGCGTTCGCGTTACTGTTCGAGGAGCGAGCCGGCGCCGGCCAGCGGTGAGTCGAGTCGTTCGCGACGGGTGTTTTGGATCTGTTCGCGACGAGTATTCTGTTCTTACCGAGGTAATCGGCTGCTAGGCTCG
Proteins encoded in this region:
- a CDS encoding bacterio-opsin activator domain-containing protein → MSDGSVTVADDVCRVLVVGDERPADVATDALSSQLESVSIVRERSLSGAVDRLSHLDIHCVVCPFEPANPESSPLERLRERDAELPILAVLEGSSTEETVAAALEAGADDVVAATDPRSLIAARVSNAAERHRLATLSARPDRSILERSDALVWVVDDEGTVAYASSAVEARMGYTPDELERTSLSRFVHPDDRETIAETLETVSAGPVGTTERVSLRLGHTDGTWHRYELTCTDRLADPVVEGIVLTLSPSVPASTEGDRALDRVADPVLTLGPQGELRYANAAAVRLFDGETPESGTVVWNRLDDAVRGQFYERVREARTTDRTVEFEIALPALEDQLLVSVYPGEEGVTVHAREAPSEASAADRERFDLLEEVVNTLGDGIAVLEGSTVRYANAELFELTDAETLVGRDVDAVFDDELAAAIRERAGAPVVRWMDPLSGTLADDGPAVDVFVAPLSAAGRTLCVVRDSRRSASAALSTAGRTIATMRDADSPAAVRRAAVDGALACTDADLAGWYLLEDDALRPAAVETARATGPVDLPAIDRDETDLLARLEATDGDGSGAVFDRSELDPLLARAGIRAERVFVARAGDHGLLLATSTEPRAFGERDRLPLETVVDAAALALDALECESTVRTYRADLDRLEAVVDRCRRLRAVERTLLEGGSRAEIERELCEALVSLPFDESTGTIGLAWVGTVTTGGDRLTSDTWAGRDGDSLESVSVAIEPDDESAHPAARAATTLEPAVVADLEAGEADRAWQRRAVERGFRSAMSLPLVVDEFCYGTLTVYADRPSAFDDTTRTLLEHLATVAGHAIAGVERKRALLSERVTELEVVLQETDEPLSALARRLDRSLDVGAVVPRSSGGSTVFCTAGDVTEAAIDDAVESLPGVESGRLVGDRGEASLLEFVLAETLAETLADHGGVLRSVTPVDDRTRLVVDLSSTVDVRSFVRLIERRQPGARLVARRERDRSVRPARAFDAELRSQLSERQLRTLETAYYGGFFEWPRESTGEEVADSLGVSQPTFSRHLRLAQRKAFALLFEERAGAGQR